The following proteins come from a genomic window of Halomarina ordinaria:
- a CDS encoding trans-sulfuration enzyme family protein: protein MDSDPHIETLAVGYGEEPTPEAGPGDVVSPIHLASTYALQGLDTDLSLEDVDPERGEFLYTRLSNPTRHAVEKRLAALEGGNHGFAFSSGTAAIATALLATVEPGDHVVAFEDLYAGTRRMLEGLFAERLDVDVTFVDATDSANVERALTDRTTLVWMETPTNPLLRLCDVAAIADLAHERGARLGVDNTFLSPYFQRPLTLGADVVVHSTTKYLNGHSDGLGGALVTDDDALAEVVGFHQQVALGNVLAPFDSYLLLRGLKTFPLRMRAHEANARAVAEYLVDHDRVRRVHYPGLDSHPQHALAREQTSGFGGVLSFELDGDMDDVTRFVAGLEHFRLAVSLGGVESLVECPAAMTHEPIPRAEREAVGITDTLLRVSVGIEHVDDLLADLDGAFARLANADPARSV from the coding sequence GTGGGCTACGGCGAGGAACCGACGCCGGAGGCCGGGCCGGGCGACGTCGTCTCGCCCATCCACCTCGCCTCCACGTACGCGCTCCAGGGGCTAGACACCGACCTCAGCCTGGAGGACGTGGACCCCGAGCGCGGCGAGTTCCTCTACACCCGGCTGTCGAACCCGACGCGCCACGCCGTCGAGAAGCGCCTCGCCGCCCTCGAAGGGGGGAACCACGGCTTCGCCTTCTCGTCCGGGACGGCGGCCATCGCGACGGCGCTCCTCGCGACGGTCGAACCCGGCGACCACGTCGTGGCGTTCGAGGACCTCTACGCCGGGACCCGCCGGATGCTGGAGGGCTTGTTCGCCGAGCGCCTCGACGTGGACGTGACGTTCGTCGACGCGACCGACTCCGCGAACGTCGAACGTGCGCTCACCGACCGCACGACGCTCGTCTGGATGGAGACGCCGACCAACCCCCTGCTGCGTCTCTGTGACGTCGCCGCTATCGCCGACCTCGCCCACGAACGCGGTGCACGCCTCGGCGTCGACAACACGTTCCTCAGTCCCTACTTCCAGCGCCCGCTCACCCTGGGGGCCGACGTCGTCGTCCACAGCACCACCAAGTACCTCAACGGCCACTCCGACGGCCTCGGGGGGGCGCTCGTCACCGACGACGACGCGCTCGCCGAGGTGGTGGGGTTCCACCAGCAGGTCGCCCTCGGGAACGTCCTCGCCCCCTTCGACAGCTACCTCCTCCTGCGCGGGCTGAAGACCTTCCCGCTCCGGATGCGCGCACACGAGGCGAACGCGCGGGCGGTCGCCGAGTACCTGGTCGACCACGACCGGGTACGACGCGTCCACTACCCGGGACTGGACTCGCACCCCCAGCACGCCCTCGCGCGCGAGCAGACCAGCGGGTTCGGCGGCGTCCTGTCGTTCGAACTCGACGGCGATATGGACGACGTGACGCGCTTCGTCGCCGGCCTGGAGCACTTCCGGCTGGCGGTGAGCCTCGGCGGCGTCGAGAGCCTCGTCGAGTGCCCGGCGGCGATGACCCACGAACCCATCCCGCGCGCCGAGCGCGAGGCGGTCGGCATCACCGACACCCTGCTCCGCGTGTCGGTGG